In the Halobellus sp. MBLA0158 genome, one interval contains:
- a CDS encoding ArsR family transcriptional regulator, producing the protein MSETDTGAADAGPFAEQQRLFKLLSQDTRHLIIQELLGHPAHLMSLAELEYMTGKSQAAIKDQLETLIDAGLLARYTYDPSEGKRDLPAQFYGFTERGVEVLHDYKYLRGLPVARALYENTRKTEKIERHESAPRPELPDAVANALEFDEPDLDAVDGGTPR; encoded by the coding sequence ATGAGCGAAACCGACACTGGTGCGGCCGATGCAGGGCCGTTCGCGGAACAGCAGCGGCTGTTCAAGCTGCTGTCCCAGGATACGCGCCATCTCATCATCCAGGAGCTGCTGGGCCATCCCGCCCATCTAATGTCGCTCGCCGAACTCGAGTATATGACCGGGAAGAGCCAGGCGGCCATCAAAGACCAGTTGGAGACGTTGATCGACGCCGGGCTCCTCGCACGCTACACGTACGATCCAAGCGAGGGGAAACGTGATCTCCCCGCCCAGTTCTACGGATTCACAGAGCGGGGGGTCGAGGTCCTCCACGACTACAAGTATCTCCGTGGGCTTCCGGTCGCACGTGCCCTCTACGAAAACACGCGCAAGACCGAGAAAATCGAGCGCCACGAATCGGCACCCCGTCCGGAGCTTCCCGACGCTGTCGCGAACGCACTCGAGTTCGACGAGCCCGATCTCGACGCCGTCGATGGTGGTACACCCCGATAG